The bacterium sequence TCCCATCATGGTGCGATCCTTGTTTTTCCCGGAGTCGTACACCATGCACGCCACCACCGGCAGGCCGGTCGCGCGCGCCGCATCGATCGCGAATCCGGCCTCATCGAGGTCGGTCATGGTTTCGATGACGATCGCGTCCGCGCCACCGGCCGCCAGAGCTTGCGCCTGTTGTTCGAAGGCCGCGCGCAGGGCCGCTTCGGTCACCTGTCCATTGATCAACAGCTTGCCGCTCGGACCGATCGATGCGAACACCCGCGCGCGCGTCCCCGCGGCGCGCTTGGAGATCTCGACCCCCGATCGATTCACCTGCTCGAGCTTCGAGACCTCGGAGTGTTCGGCCAGTGCGATGGCATTGGCGCGAAACGTATTGGTCAAAATGACGTCACTCCCGGCCTCGACGTAGGCACGGGCGACCTGTTCGACGCGATCTGCGTGCTCCAGGTTCCAGAAATCCGGTGATTCGCCCATCGCGAGTCCGCGAGACTGCAATTCGGTGCCCCAGGCACCATCGAGCAACACGGTGCCCTTGGCGAGCAGTTCGTCGATCAGCGTCATCTGAACTCAGACCCCTAACAGTTGAAAGGCGGCGCGAACCGCGGCGGTGGCGTTGTCTGCATAGGCGTCAGCCTTGATCTCGTCGGCGTAGCTCGTCGAGAGTGGGGCGCCGCCCACCAGGACCTTCACCCGATCTCGCAGCCCGGCCGCTTCGAGTCCGTCGACGACCGACTTCATCGACTGCATGGTTACCGTGAGCAGGGCCGAAAGGCCCACGAGATCCGCGTCCTTTTCCTTTGCGGCCGCCACGAACTGCTCGGCCGGGACGTCACTTCCAAGATCGATGACGTCGAAGCCCGCGCCTTCGAACATGGCCGATACCAGGTTCTTGCCGATGTCGTGAAGATCCCCCTGAACGGTGCCGATGACGATGCGGCCTTTGCTCGGGGCGCCGGTCTCTGCGAGTAGAGGGCGGATCAGTTCGAGGGCCGATTTCATGGCACGGGCTGCGAGCAGGAGTTCGGGCACGAAGTACTCTTCTTCCTCGAAGAGTCTCCCCACCTCGTCCATCGCTGGGATCATCGCATCGTCGATCAATGACTGGGGGTCGACGGACGCATCGAGGGCTGCGCGCGTCAGTTCCACCGCCGAGTTCTTGTCTCCGCTGAGTACAGCCTCGTAGAGTTCTGTGTTCTGCGCCACGAGCAAATCTCCGTCGGCCGGCCGGCCGCGAGCATGATAGCGCGAGCCGAAGGGAAAAGGGGGAATGCAGGCGCCGTGTGGCGCGCGTTGAAGAACACTGGACTCAGCCATTAGACTCGTCGCCAGCAATCGAGAAGGGAACTGAAACCGACGTGACTGTAGACAGGGTCGACGCAATCGTTGTCGGAGCCGGGGTCGTCGGGCTCGCGGTAGCCCGGGCTCTCGCACGCATGGGGCGCGATGTGGTGATCCTCGAAGCGGAACGAGACTACGGGTTGCAGACCTCGTCCCGCAATAGCGAAGTGATTCACGCCGGGATCTACTACCCGCAGGGGAGCCTCAAGGCGCGACTTTGCGTCGAGGGCAAGCAGGCGCTCTATCGCTACTGCGAGGCGCGGAATGTTCCACATCGCCGGATCGGCAAGCTGATCGTCGCGACCCGCGATGAGGATATCCCGGTGCTCGAGAGCCTGAAGCTCAGCGCCGCCCGAAACGGGGTCGACGACCTGGAGAGGTTGTCGGGTGAGCAGGCGATGGAACTCGAACCCGCGCTGTACTGCAAAGCGGCGTTGCTGTCGCCGTCCACCGGCATCATCGACAGTCACGGCTTCATGACGGCACTCCTCGCCGACGCTCAAGAAGCCGGTGCGCAACTGTCCGTGAACACGACGTTCGAAGCGGGCCATGCGGACGGTAAAAACCTGCGCGTCCGCAGTGGCGAGATGGAACTCGATTGCGATGTCCTGATCAACGCGGCTGGACTCGGCGCTCAGGAAGTGGCCGGGGCCATCGAAGGACTCGACGCGAGCACGATACCGCGCCGCTATCTGACCAAGGGCAGCTATTTCGTGACTCCGGGCAAGCCCGCATTCACACGCCTGATCTACCCGGTTCCCAATACCGCAAGCCTGGGGATTCACGTCACACTCGACGTGGCCGGCCAGATGCGTTTCGGGCCCGATCAGGAGTGGGTCGAAGAGGTGAGTTATCGGGTCGATGAGGCGAGCGCCGCGAAGTTCGCCGAATCGGTGCTTCGCTACTTCCCCGGGTTGGATGAATCCGCCCTGGTCCCTTCCTACGCCGGAGTTCGTCCCAAGGTTCAGGCTCCCGGCGAGCCGATGGCCGATTTCGCCATCTACGGACCCGAGGTACACGGAATTCCCGGTCTGGTGAATCTCTTCGGTTTCGAGAGCCCGGGTCTTACGGCTGCACTGTCGATTGCACGCGAGGTGCTGAGTAGAATCGGGCTGGATTCGGAACTCGAGTGATTCCATCTGCGCTTCTCGAGCCGCAGCGCTCCCACTCGCACGCAAGAGGAAGATCGCAATGCCCCCTCAGTATCTGAAGAAGGCCCAACGTACGCCGGTGAGCACGGAACAGGAAACTCGTCGCATCGTCAGCGAGATCCTGGCGGAAATCGAGGCCGGAGGCGAAGACAGAGCCCGCAGATACGGCGTCGAACTCGACGGCTGGCGGGGCGACATCCGGATGTCCAGAGAAGCCGTGGAGGCCGCGGCCGAGCAGGTGCCTTCCCAGCTCAAGGACGATCTGCGTTACGCGCACGAGCGCGTGCGCAGTTTTGCCGAGAAACAACTGGCCAGCATCTCGGAATTCGAGACCGAGCTATCGCCGGGGCTCTGGGCGGGTCAGAAGCTGATCCCGATCGAAACGGCTGGATGTTATGTGCCGGGCGGACGCTACGCCCACGTCGCATCGGCAATCATGAGCATCACCACGGCGAAGGTCGCGGGTGTACGCAATATCGTCGCCTGTTCGGCTCCCGGGACGGATCGCGGCGGCATCCACCCCGCCATCCTCTACGCAATGGATCTCGCGGGTGCGGACCACGTCCTTGCACTCGGGGGTGTCCAGGGAGTTGCGGCGCTGGCTTATGGTCTCTTCAGCGGATGTGAAGCCAATATCCTGGTCGGCCCTGGTAACCGCTTCGTCGCCGAAGCCAAGCGCATGCTCTTTGGCCGGACGGGTATCGATCTCTTTGCCGGTCCCACGGAGATACTCATCATCGCAGACGCGAACGCGGATGCGGAAATCGTGGCATGCGACCTGGTCGGTCAGGCAGAGCACGGTTTCGACTCACCGGCCTGGCTGGTTGCAACCGATCGCGGACTGGCTGAGCGAGTCATGGAGAAGATGCAGGTTCTGATTGACGATCTTCCCGAAGCTCAGCAACAGGCGGCCGATGCGGCCTGGCGGGACTTTGGCGAAGTGGTGTTATGCAAAGACGACGAAGAAGCCGCACAGGTCAGTGATGTGTATGCGCCCGAGCATCTGGAAATCCAGACGGACAATCTCGACTGGTATGTGGATCGGTTGCGCAACTACGGCTCGCTCTTCGTCGGTGAGGAAACCACCGTCGCTTTTGGTGACAAGTGTTCCGGGACCAATCACATTCTTCCCACCAAGGGCGCCGGGAACTACACGGGTGGATTATCCGTGCATAAGTTCATCAAGATCGTCACGACACAGCGCATGACCCGCGAAGCCAATCGCGAGGTCGCGGCGGTGACGGCTCGAGTCTCGCGACTGGAGAGGATGGAGGGACACGCGCGCACCGGCGACATCCGCCTGGCCAAGTATTTCCCCGATACGCCTTTCGATCTGGTCCCGTGAGAATATTGGACGTCGGGGGAAGGAAGAAGTGAGCGCAGAGCTATTCGATCTGTCGGGGCAGGTTGCCCTGTGCACCGGCGGCAGTTCCGGAATCGGTCGGCGTATGGCCGGGGCTCGGTCCCGTGCTGGAGCCAATGTGGTCCTGATCGGGCGACGTGCCGAGGCGATTTCGGAAGCGCTCACGGAAATCAACGACTCCGATTCGGGCAAAGCCGCTGGGCTGGTCGCCGATCTGCTCGATCGCGACTGGTTCGAGGAGCGCTCCCTCTGCTCCGGTCCCCGAGCTTTTCAGTACCTGGAGAACGGGAGTGCATCCGCTGCCAAGATTCTCCTGCGCCCCTCATCGAGTCAGGACTGACACAGGCGATGACTGACACGAGCACGAAGCACTCGCCCGCAAGGACCGGAACATGACACTTTCCATCAATCCGCTGATCTCCCGACTGAGATGTTCGCTATCGGGTCGGGAGGTCGACAGCAAAGGCTTTACGTCTCCCGTCGGGCTGTGTTCGTGTTGTCCCGCACCGGGGCGGCCGGTCGAGGTCGAGTACGATCTCGAGCGCGCCGTGCGCGAGAAGCGAATCGTCGGGATGTTCGACCGAACCGCGGACACCGCTCCCCAGGGGATGCTGCGCTACGCCCCATTACTTCCGGTGCACGGGCTCGCGCAAGACTACGCGGCCGACGTCGGAGCCACACCGATCATCCGGCACGACGCACTCAGCCGAGATCTCGGCGTCGACTACTTCATCAAGTGCGAAGGTGGAAACCCGTCGAACAGCTTCAAAGATCGCGGGTTGGTGATCGGCGTCGCGTTTGGAGCCGCGTGTGGTGCGCAGCGTTTCTGTCTGCCAACCCAGGGCAACGCGGGTGTGGCCGCCGCGCTCTTCTGTTCGCGACTGGGCCTGCCACCCGCCATCGTCTATATGCCCGATGGCTATCAGCAGAGCATCTACCAGCGCGCCTGCACGTTCTTCGGCGGTGATGTGCGCTTCGCGGGTGAGAACATCGCTGCGGCCGGTGCGAAGATGCGCGAGGAACTCGCTGCTCCGCTTGCCAGCGGTGAGTACGTGGACCTGTCCACGTTCTTCGAACCGGGCCGCCTGGAGGGCAAGAAGACCATGGGCCTGGAGATTTTTGACCACTTTGGTCCCACCACGCTGCCGGACTGGATCCTCTATCCGACCGGGGGCGGAACTGGACTGGTGGGAATCTGGAAGGCGCTGGCGGAACTCATCGAACTGGGCCTGCTCGACGAGCGCCAGCCATTACCCAGACTGGTTGCCGTGCAATCGGAAGCCTGCGCGCCCGTGGTCCGCTCCTTCGAAAAGGGCCTGGAACAGGTGGAGCCGGTCGAGTCCACCGGTACGGTCGCCGACGGACTGGACGTACCCCGAGCCATCATGGGCCATCGCATGCTCGCCGCTCTGCGCGAGTCGGGTGGCACCGCGATTGCGGTCCTGGAGTCGCACACCGTCGCGGCCTTCGAGGAATACGGACGACGCGGTGTGAGTGCGGGTTTCGAAAGTGCGGCACTACTGGCGGCCCTGCGCAGCATGCGCGTCAGCGGAACGATCGCTGAAGGCGCGCGGGTTCTCCTGCTCCATACTTCCGGGCCGTTTGCCGGGCTTGACCGCGCCTGAAGATCTGGTCTCGACTTTCTCCAACGCCAAGAAACCGAAACGATGAGGTCTATCTGATGCAGCCCGAGATCCTTGACCCACCTGTCGCCCAGGGCTCCAGTAGCGCCGTCGTCGAGGGGCCGAAAGGGGAGATTGCCAACCGTGACCTGATCGAACACTCCAAACGCTTTGTGCCCAGACTCTGGACTGTTACGGAGCGCGTTCACTGCGCGGTGGGCTATGGCCTCGCCAACTCAACCGCCATTCAAGCTCCGGAAGGTCTGGTCATCGTGGATACCGGTGAATCCGTGGAAGAGGCCGGTGACCACGTGGCAGCGGTTCGCGCGATCACTGATCTGCCGACACGGGCCGTGATCTACTCGCATAGCCATTACGTTGACGGCACGACAGCCTGGCTTCGGGAGAACGAGCCCGCGCTTCGCGTGTACGGTCACGAACGCATTCCCGATACTCGCGCCAACATCGCCGGTGAAATCGGACCGGCCTACAATCGACGGGCGTGTCTTCAGTTCGGACTCTTCCTGCCCCAGCAGGGTCCGGATGCCATGCCGAATCACGGGATCGGTCCCTTCTTCTTCAATCCAAATCACTCCAAGCGTACTCCGGGCTTTCTGCCGCTCACCGATCCGATCCGGGGAGAGACCGAGACCGAGATCGCGGGCCTCCGCTTCCATTTCATTCCAGCCGCCGCAGACAGTGAGGACTCGCTGATCATCTGGCTGCCGGATGAAGGCGTGGTGATCAACAACAATATCTGGCCAGCGCTCTTCAACATCTATCCGTTGCGGGGCGAGGCGTATCGCGATCCGCTGCTCCTGGTCGAAGCCATCGACAGAATTCGCAGTTTCGATCCGGAACACCTGGTCGGTGTTCACGGGCCTCCGATTTCGGGTCGAGGTGCGGTGCGCGACGCGCTGCGCGACTACCGCGATGCGATTCAGTTCTTGTGGGATCAGACCGTGCGCGGAATCAACCGCGGTTTCGGCCCCGACGAACTCGCCTGGTCGGTGCGGCTCCCCGCGCATCTGGAGACTTCACCGCTCTGCCGTCAGTTCTACGGAGCTGTTCCCCATCACGTGCGCCAGATCCACACCGGGCTCTTCGGCTGGTATGGCACCGATCCCTGTGATCTGTTTCCTCCTCCACCCCAGGTCGAAGCGCAGCGTATGGTCGTCGGTTTTGGGGGCCGCAATCGGGTTCTGGAACAGGCGCGGAATTCTCTGGAAAATGATGAAGCGTCCTGGGCCGCGCGCCTCGCGAGCTGGCTCGTGCGCATCGACTCGGGGGATGGCGACGCACGCCAGATCGAGGCGACCGCGCTTCGCTCGCTGGCCCAACAGACCACATCGTCCAATGTGCGTTCCGTGTGTCTGACCCGAGCACTCGAACTCGAGGGCACGGTTGATACGAGTTTCCTGAATCAGCGACCGGCTGCCGAGCGTCAGGTTCTGGCCGCGGCCCCGACGCGTTTCGTAAAGGCGCTGCGCGTCCAGCTCGATCCGGAAAAGAGTTCCGCCGTGTCGCAGACGGGGGCCTGGCACTTCAAGGACTCGGAAGTGAACTGCGGTCTCACGGTGCGCGGTGGTGTCGCGGAATTTCTGGAGTCCGCGCCGGAAACTGCGGATTTCGAGCTTCATCTGGAATTACCGCTCTGGGCTCGGCTCTGGTCGGGAAAGCTCTCGCTGGCGGACGCTGTCGCCAGTGGCGAGCTTGTCCTGGTCGGAGAACTCGAGCACGTCGAGGCGTTCTTCGAGCTATTCGATCATGTGAACCTCAGAGGTCCGACTCAGTAGTCGGCTCGACGCCTGGCCCGATCGAGCAGCGGCGAGCGGGGTATCGTCGCGGTATATTATATGCAGCCGCGCCAGTCGTCCGCTCGCGTGAGGAGATCGTCCCATGACCATTCAAGCCTCCTTTCCCGCCGCACATTCTTCCCGGCTGCCCGAAGGTGTGAGCATCCAGCCGCGCAGGTACGAGTTTCAAGACCTGGATCGCGTCCCTCAGTACTGGTTCGCCGGCAACCCGATCATCAGTCATCTGGAGAACGCGTTTTCGATTCTGATCCCGCCGGGTGAGCGTTTCTTCATCCAGTCCGTTCGGAATTTTCAGGACCGCGCCGAGGACCCCGAAGTCAAGGAACTGATCCGAGCTTTCATCCAGCAGGAGGGACTTCACACACGCGCGCATAACGAACTCAATCGTTCGTTTGCGAAGTTCGGTGTCGACGTCGATCGCGAAGTCGCATTCGGAGATCGTATCTTCAACTGGATGGCGCGCCGACTCCCGAGAAAGGTACAACTCGGTGTTACGGTCTTCCTCGAACACCTCACGGCGACCGGCGCCCACGTCCTGTTCATGGAGCCGAAGATCGCGGAATTCATGCACCCGGAAATGCTGCGGTTCTGGCGCTGGCATGCCGCCGAAGAACTCGAACACAAAGCGGTTGCTTTCGATCTCTTCCGCGCAGTCGGGGGCGGTTATCTACTCAGAGTCTTCTCTGCGATCGTAGCGATCGTGTTCGGCCTCTTGCCTTTCAACCGGGTCTTCCTTCGCATGATGAAGGATGATCCGACCGAGATCACCGCCGAGATGAAGAAGCAGGCGAGGGATGTGAACAAGATCGTGATGGGTCCCCAACTCCGTATGATCGGACGCTTCTTCAAGCCGTCTTTCCACCCCTGGCAATGCGACGATCAGAAGTACCTGAAGCAGTGGTACGAATCCGCCCAGCTCAGCTGATCGCCCCGCAAGGTTCGCCTGCACATCCCGATCCGGTGTATTCGAAAACCCGAGCCGCACGGCCGAGGTTTTTCCCGACGTCGCTCTGAAGGCGCCCGAAGCCACGTGATTCCGGGGACTTGGAGCTGAAGATCCCAGCACCGAAGTGCCGTTGGAACGCGAGCTGACAAGCTGAGCAATCCCTCACATTATTCCGACATGGAAAACACCTTCGATCGCATCCAACTCATCGGCCTGGCCGCCTTCGTGACGCTCTTCGTGGGCCGCAGCATCTACATGTGGCGCGTGCGCGGCATCAATCCGATCCGGCTGTCTCGGGGCAAACCGCTCGCCGAAGCACTGATCGAAGCTTGTCTGGTCATCGTGCTGCCGATCTGGCTCTACGAAATTTTCGCCTTCGCCTGGCCGCTGCCCTGGCACGTCTTTCCCGAGCCTCTGAACGTACTCGTCATTGACAACACACCGGCCCGCGTCGTGGGTTGCGTCTTGATCGCATCGGGCATCGCGCTGTTTGCAGCGGCACTCCTTTCTTTTGGGGACTCCTGGCGCGTGGGAATCGATCAGGAAACTCCGGGCGGACTGGTGACGGGCGGAGTCTTCGCTTTCACGCGAAACCCGATCTTCGTGTTCATGGACGTCTACGCGCTCGGCAGTTTCCTGGTTAGCGGACGTCTCTTGTTCGGCCTCTTCACTGTCCTGACCGTCGTTATCATCCATCAGCAGATTCGCAGAGAAGAGGCGTTTCTCGCAAGCTGCCACGGCGAGGCGTACAGCGGTTACCGGGACTGCACTCCGCGCTATCTCTTCTGGTGAAACTCTCGGCGGAGCGTTAGGCGCGGTTTTCAGCGGCCGTCTTTGAACCCGGTGGCGGAGGAGTCTTTTCGTCGGCGGGCAGCTGACTGACGATTTCCTCGCTCATCCCCACCTCTTCGATCAAGAACGCCTTGCGCATCTTCTCATCCGCCGGGTCTCGCGTCATCGTTCCGTCGTTCTCGAGCAGGACACGACTTCCGAAGGTGATCGCTTCGGAACGATCCGGTCGTGCAACTCGCGCGTAAACTTGATAATTGAACGGACTCCAGCCGCGAGTGTCTTCATGTCTCGAGCGGCAATCCGCGGCCGTTGCGTCGAGTCGGTCGAGTCGGCATCGAAGGGGCTGATCGAGGTGAAGTGGGCTGAAGCTGACCGTCCAGCCGGGACCCATCGGCTGGCATTCCGCCCCCCGCGCGTCGTGTGCGACCGACGTCGGTTCCGCGCTCAATCGCAGGGGTTTGTGAAGCTTCATCGTCGGATCGACCAGAAAGTTGCCTTCTTCGAGTTCGACCGTGACGCTGCCGTGATTGGGCGGAGCATCCGCCGGTCCGACGAGCATCGTGGAGAGCACGCGACTGGCCCGGAAGTCGAGGCTGCGAAGAAGCGCGTGGAATCCTCCCGAAATCGCCCAGCAGGTTCCCCCCGTGCCATCCCGCACCCAGCCCTCCAGAAATTCCGCCGGGTCATCGCCCGGAAGAGGGCCCGACCCGCCCCGAGCCAGGTAGATGCGCTTGCGCACATTGTCGAAGGGAACCGCGCAGCTAAATGCCTCGTAGAGTCGCGCCAGGCCGTCCGCATTCGCCACCGGGGGGCGCGGAAGACCGATCTTCGCGAGTACGCGTTCGCTGAGATCGGGATGGAGTTTCGTGTCGGGCAAATGCGTCCTCCGCCCGCGGGGGCCAGGCTCGGATACTGACATAGGATCAGCCTCAGGTGGCGAGCAGCATCATCCCCCCTGCCACAGCCCGAAGTGCCATACTGCTTTCGTTGCCACGAAATGTCTCTGGCATAGAGGAGAAGAGCTCATGGGAAAGATCACCGAGGAACACCGGACACTGATCGAGGAAGTAGGCCTGTGTTTTGTCGCATCGGCCTCCGCTGACGGCACGCCAAACGTCAGTCCGAAAGGCTCGATCGCCGTACTCGACGACGATCACCTGGTATTTGCGGAAATCATGAGCCCGCACACCCGGCAGAATCTCCAGGAGAATTCCAAGATCTCGGTGTGCGTGTGCAAGCCGGAGACGTTCAAGGCTTTTCAGTTCAAGGGCACCGCAGAGCTGACCTCCGACGGCGCCGTATTCGACATGTTGGTCCAGACGATCAAAGAGAAGAAGCTGCCCGTCCCCCCGCCCAAGCACGCCGTGACGATCAAAGTCGAAGAAGTTCGCGCACTGGGTGAGAGCTGAGTCGAAAGAGTTCCCGATCGACAACAACCCCCGGGAAGTGTGAGGAGTGTCCGACGTGGATAGCCCGAAAGAACTCACGGAATTCGCGCTCGAGTTCGTGAAAACCTATGGCGCCGTCGCCGCAGGAGTGTCGACGTTGGAGACGCTCGCCGGAGGCCCGCCTTCTGCCGATCTGGAGCACGTGCTCGAAGGGGCCAGGTCCGCAGTCACGTTTGCGTTGCCGCTCGACCAGGAGAAGATCCTCACCTACCTGGCCAAACAGGATCACGCCTCTCACCAGGCCGACAACCTCAGGACGACCAACCTGGTCACAGGGATTGCCACCAATCTGGCTTCCTACTGGACTCAACACGGAATTCCGTCCTACGGGGTCGACGCCAATTTCGTCTTTCGTCAAGACACGCCCAGGGGCATGATGGACTTCATGCCCGACATCTCCCACCGCTATCTCGCGGCCCGTTCGGGTGTTGGCTGGTTCGGCTTTTCGGGGAATATCATCACCGAGGAGAACGGCGCGGCGGTCCTGCTGGGCACGACGGTCACGACGGCTGAACTCGAGCCGACCGAACCGCTTGCGGCCGAGGACAAGTACTGCGACGACTGCCAGCTCTGCCTGGCGAGTTGCAATTCCGGGATGTTCGACAAGACCGAGAAGACGACGGTTACAATGGGGGATCGGGACTTCTGTTATTCCAAGCGGAAGAGTTATCACCGTTGCGACCTGGTCTGCGGAGGCTTCACCGGGTTGTCGAAGAACGGAAAATGGTCCACGTGGTCTCCGGGACGTTTCGATATTCCCGAGAGCGACGAGGAGTTCCTGCCCGCCCTCGCCGGAGCGATCATGGCTTCGTCGCCGCGACCCGAGATCGAGGGCGGTTTCTTCCACCCGGGAATGGGATCCGCGCGCAAGCTCAACCTGACCTGTGGAAACTGCCAGCTTCTGTGCCATCCGGATCGCGACGAACGCAAGAGGCGTTACAAGCTGCTGACCAAGAGTGGTGTCGTCGTCCAGAACGAAGACGGTTCCCTGGAGGCTGTCTCCCCGGCGAGAGCGAAGAAGCACCTGGCCGAGATGAGCCCCGAGCGGAGAGCGACCTATCAGAAGGACTGACGCGTGCGATTGCGATCGCCCTGCGGAAGACCTTCGACTGGATCAATGAAATGGGGTAGCTGCGCCCGGGCGCTCGCTCTATCTCGGGAGAAGTCGCCGAGTGAGCCCGAGCACGAGCACCAATCCGAGAGCACCGATCAGAAGCAGGGTTTCCCAGCGGCCCGAGAACAACGGTACGGACACGGCAGCCGAGCGAACCAGCAAGACGTAGTTGTCGATGCTGATCAGATCGAGCTGCGGACCAAAGAAGTCGCCGGAGGAATGCGTCCCTTCCGCCTTGGGATCGGTTCGCTGGGCACCGGCGCCGTGAACATCCAGAACACTCCCGAACGGATTGCCCAGCGCCTCGAAGAAGGAGACGTAGACGGCACCGGTACTGCTTGGACTTCCCCCGGTGTCGAGTTCTACAAAGGTCGTACCGGTCCAGTGGAATCCGTAGTCGCCATTCGGATCGTAGGCGGCGGCCGTCTGGTCCGTCGCGGTGAGCAGGAATAACGAGTCGATCGCGGGACTCGAGGTCGCGTCGGGCGAACGGGAATAGTCGATCAGGCCTTGAAGTTCCTTGGCGTTGGGCAGGCGCCAGTC is a genomic window containing:
- a CDS encoding methionine synthase, producing the protein MTLIDELLAKGTVLLDGAWGTELQSRGLAMGESPDFWNLEHADRVEQVARAYVEAGSDVILTNTFRANAIALAEHSEVSKLEQVNRSGVEISKRAAGTRARVFASIGPSGKLLINGQVTEAALRAAFEQQAQALAAGGADAIVIETMTDLDEAGFAIDAARATGLPVVACMVYDSGKNKDRTMMGVKPEQAAESLTKAGADVIGANCGNGIEGYIPICARLASATDRPIWIKANAGLPTLEAGQVVYNTTPEQFASHLGDLVEAGASFIGGCCGTSPAFIETLRARIDA
- a CDS encoding cobalamin-binding protein, producing the protein MAESSVLQRAPHGACIPPFPFGSRYHARGRPADGDLLVAQNTELYEAVLSGDKNSAVELTRAALDASVDPQSLIDDAMIPAMDEVGRLFEEEEYFVPELLLAARAMKSALELIRPLLAETGAPSKGRIVIGTVQGDLHDIGKNLVSAMFEGAGFDVIDLGSDVPAEQFVAAAKEKDADLVGLSALLTVTMQSMKSVVDGLEAAGLRDRVKVLVGGAPLSTSYADEIKADAYADNATAAVRAAFQLLGV
- a CDS encoding NAD(P)/FAD-dependent oxidoreductase translates to MTVDRVDAIVVGAGVVGLAVARALARMGRDVVILEAERDYGLQTSSRNSEVIHAGIYYPQGSLKARLCVEGKQALYRYCEARNVPHRRIGKLIVATRDEDIPVLESLKLSAARNGVDDLERLSGEQAMELEPALYCKAALLSPSTGIIDSHGFMTALLADAQEAGAQLSVNTTFEAGHADGKNLRVRSGEMELDCDVLINAAGLGAQEVAGAIEGLDASTIPRRYLTKGSYFVTPGKPAFTRLIYPVPNTASLGIHVTLDVAGQMRFGPDQEWVEEVSYRVDEASAAKFAESVLRYFPGLDESALVPSYAGVRPKVQAPGEPMADFAIYGPEVHGIPGLVNLFGFESPGLTAALSIAREVLSRIGLDSELE
- the hisD gene encoding histidinol dehydrogenase, producing MPPQYLKKAQRTPVSTEQETRRIVSEILAEIEAGGEDRARRYGVELDGWRGDIRMSREAVEAAAEQVPSQLKDDLRYAHERVRSFAEKQLASISEFETELSPGLWAGQKLIPIETAGCYVPGGRYAHVASAIMSITTAKVAGVRNIVACSAPGTDRGGIHPAILYAMDLAGADHVLALGGVQGVAALAYGLFSGCEANILVGPGNRFVAEAKRMLFGRTGIDLFAGPTEILIIADANADAEIVACDLVGQAEHGFDSPAWLVATDRGLAERVMEKMQVLIDDLPEAQQQAADAAWRDFGEVVLCKDDEEAAQVSDVYAPEHLEIQTDNLDWYVDRLRNYGSLFVGEETTVAFGDKCSGTNHILPTKGAGNYTGGLSVHKFIKIVTTQRMTREANREVAAVTARVSRLERMEGHARTGDIRLAKYFPDTPFDLVP
- a CDS encoding SDR family NAD(P)-dependent oxidoreductase, whose product is MSAELFDLSGQVALCTGGSSGIGRRMAGARSRAGANVVLIGRRAEAISEALTEINDSDSGKAAGLVADLLDRDWFEERSLCSGPRAFQYLENGSASAAKILLRPSSSQD
- a CDS encoding pyridoxal-phosphate dependent enzyme is translated as MTLSINPLISRLRCSLSGREVDSKGFTSPVGLCSCCPAPGRPVEVEYDLERAVREKRIVGMFDRTADTAPQGMLRYAPLLPVHGLAQDYAADVGATPIIRHDALSRDLGVDYFIKCEGGNPSNSFKDRGLVIGVAFGAACGAQRFCLPTQGNAGVAAALFCSRLGLPPAIVYMPDGYQQSIYQRACTFFGGDVRFAGENIAAAGAKMREELAAPLASGEYVDLSTFFEPGRLEGKKTMGLEIFDHFGPTTLPDWILYPTGGGTGLVGIWKALAELIELGLLDERQPLPRLVAVQSEACAPVVRSFEKGLEQVEPVESTGTVADGLDVPRAIMGHRMLAALRESGGTAIAVLESHTVAAFEEYGRRGVSAGFESAALLAALRSMRVSGTIAEGARVLLLHTSGPFAGLDRA
- a CDS encoding MBL fold metallo-hydrolase produces the protein MQPEILDPPVAQGSSSAVVEGPKGEIANRDLIEHSKRFVPRLWTVTERVHCAVGYGLANSTAIQAPEGLVIVDTGESVEEAGDHVAAVRAITDLPTRAVIYSHSHYVDGTTAWLRENEPALRVYGHERIPDTRANIAGEIGPAYNRRACLQFGLFLPQQGPDAMPNHGIGPFFFNPNHSKRTPGFLPLTDPIRGETETEIAGLRFHFIPAAADSEDSLIIWLPDEGVVINNNIWPALFNIYPLRGEAYRDPLLLVEAIDRIRSFDPEHLVGVHGPPISGRGAVRDALRDYRDAIQFLWDQTVRGINRGFGPDELAWSVRLPAHLETSPLCRQFYGAVPHHVRQIHTGLFGWYGTDPCDLFPPPPQVEAQRMVVGFGGRNRVLEQARNSLENDEASWAARLASWLVRIDSGDGDARQIEATALRSLAQQTTSSNVRSVCLTRALELEGTVDTSFLNQRPAAERQVLAAAPTRFVKALRVQLDPEKSSAVSQTGAWHFKDSEVNCGLTVRGGVAEFLESAPETADFELHLELPLWARLWSGKLSLADAVASGELVLVGELEHVEAFFELFDHVNLRGPTQ
- a CDS encoding metal-dependent hydrolase; this translates as MTIQASFPAAHSSRLPEGVSIQPRRYEFQDLDRVPQYWFAGNPIISHLENAFSILIPPGERFFIQSVRNFQDRAEDPEVKELIRAFIQQEGLHTRAHNELNRSFAKFGVDVDREVAFGDRIFNWMARRLPRKVQLGVTVFLEHLTATGAHVLFMEPKIAEFMHPEMLRFWRWHAAEELEHKAVAFDLFRAVGGGYLLRVFSAIVAIVFGLLPFNRVFLRMMKDDPTEITAEMKKQARDVNKIVMGPQLRMIGRFFKPSFHPWQCDDQKYLKQWYESAQLS
- a CDS encoding isoprenylcysteine carboxylmethyltransferase family protein gives rise to the protein MENTFDRIQLIGLAAFVTLFVGRSIYMWRVRGINPIRLSRGKPLAEALIEACLVIVLPIWLYEIFAFAWPLPWHVFPEPLNVLVIDNTPARVVGCVLIASGIALFAAALLSFGDSWRVGIDQETPGGLVTGGVFAFTRNPIFVFMDVYALGSFLVSGRLLFGLFTVLTVVIIHQQIRREEAFLASCHGEAYSGYRDCTPRYLFW
- a CDS encoding arylamine N-acetyltransferase; the encoded protein is MPDTKLHPDLSERVLAKIGLPRPPVANADGLARLYEAFSCAVPFDNVRKRIYLARGGSGPLPGDDPAEFLEGWVRDGTGGTCWAISGGFHALLRSLDFRASRVLSTMLVGPADAPPNHGSVTVELEEGNFLVDPTMKLHKPLRLSAEPTSVAHDARGAECQPMGPGWTVSFSPLHLDQPLRCRLDRLDATAADCRSRHEDTRGWSPFNYQVYARVARPDRSEAITFGSRVLLENDGTMTRDPADEKMRKAFLIEEVGMSEEIVSQLPADEKTPPPPGSKTAAENRA